Proteins co-encoded in one Gracilimonas sediminicola genomic window:
- a CDS encoding ABC transporter ATP-binding protein, which produces MGAIKQLNRYLKKYKGTMILGALFLTASNAFLVWIPVLIRQTMDEVERIGAEGFDVPSSIVQTLFTTEASKLLATNSLILIGAVVMYGILLFATRQTLIVTSRRVEFDIRNDIVEKLMKLPQRYFAENSSGETYVRATEDVGKVRDYYGPVIMYSINTITRAGFVLTMMFLVNPTLTLWALIPLPLISIFAYWITGFIHTHSTIIQEQYSSLAGRAKETFSAIRLIKAYNRIDNEQKLFENESEKYRKKKLRLDMIESMFHPALNFLIGISLLIVIWKGGEMVIAGTITVGNIAEFLIYVAYLIWPVAALGYTTNRFQRSLASWNRIEELMNEPIEIKSSDDQIDREIEGHIEFKNIGFKYPDTDEMVLRNVSFEIKPGENIAIVGRTGSGKTSLVQLIPRLFDPVEGEILIDGVNLKNWSLGRLREAIGFVPQETFLFSDTIGENIAFGVDNASDEQIETAAEKAQVKENILDFEKKFKTMLGERGITLSGGQKQRTAIARALIKDPRILIFDDSLSAVDTKTEDAILKHLRQELSGRTTIMISHRISTIKDADKIYYIEEGHIVEEGTHEELLAKDGRYTAMYNKQILEQELAEI; this is translated from the coding sequence TTTGATGTGCCCTCCAGCATCGTTCAAACCCTCTTTACCACCGAAGCGTCCAAGCTGCTTGCAACCAATTCCCTGATTCTTATTGGTGCGGTTGTGATGTATGGTATTCTGCTATTTGCTACCCGTCAAACCCTTATTGTAACTTCACGAAGAGTAGAGTTCGATATTCGCAACGATATTGTTGAAAAGCTGATGAAACTCCCACAGCGTTATTTTGCGGAGAATTCTTCCGGTGAAACCTATGTGCGGGCAACGGAGGATGTTGGTAAGGTCCGTGATTACTACGGGCCGGTTATCATGTATAGTATCAACACTATTACACGTGCCGGTTTTGTATTGACCATGATGTTTTTGGTGAATCCAACTCTTACATTGTGGGCACTGATTCCTCTTCCGCTCATTTCAATTTTTGCTTACTGGATTACCGGGTTCATCCACACGCATTCCACCATTATTCAGGAGCAGTATTCTTCCTTAGCCGGCAGGGCAAAGGAAACCTTTTCAGCCATCAGGCTCATAAAAGCGTATAACCGCATTGATAATGAGCAAAAGTTATTTGAGAATGAAAGTGAGAAATACCGAAAGAAAAAGCTCCGGTTAGACATGATTGAGTCCATGTTTCATCCTGCGCTCAACTTCCTTATCGGGATCTCTTTACTTATTGTGATATGGAAGGGAGGAGAAATGGTGATTGCCGGAACCATTACCGTTGGTAATATCGCTGAGTTCTTAATTTATGTGGCCTATCTGATTTGGCCGGTTGCTGCTCTGGGTTATACCACCAATCGTTTTCAGCGTTCACTGGCATCCTGGAATCGCATTGAAGAGCTGATGAATGAACCGATTGAAATTAAGAGCTCGGACGACCAGATTGATCGTGAAATAGAAGGGCACATTGAGTTCAAAAACATAGGCTTCAAATATCCGGATACCGATGAAATGGTGCTCAGGAATGTCAGCTTCGAGATTAAACCCGGAGAGAACATTGCCATTGTAGGCCGAACCGGTTCAGGTAAAACAAGTTTGGTACAGCTGATCCCCCGTCTTTTCGATCCGGTGGAAGGGGAAATTTTGATCGACGGGGTTAACTTGAAAAACTGGTCGCTTGGTCGTTTGAGGGAAGCCATTGGTTTTGTTCCTCAGGAAACATTTTTATTTTCGGATACCATTGGAGAAAACATAGCCTTTGGGGTAGATAACGCTTCGGATGAGCAGATTGAAACCGCTGCAGAAAAAGCGCAGGTTAAAGAGAATATTTTGGATTTTGAGAAAAAATTTAAGACTATGCTTGGCGAGAGGGGTATCACATTGTCAGGTGGTCAAAAGCAAAGGACAGCAATAGCAAGAGCACTGATTAAAGACCCCAGGATTTTAATTTTTGATGACTCACTGAGTGCGGTAGATACAAAAACAGAAGACGCAATATTAAAACACCTCAGGCAAGAGTTAAGCGGACGCACAACCATCATGATTAGTCATCGTATTTCTACTATAAAGGATGCTGACAAAATATATTACATAGAGGAAGGACACATTGTAGAGGAAGGCACACACGAAGAGTTGTTGGCTAAAGATGGCAGATATACCGCTATGTACAACAAACAGATATTAGAACAAGAATTGGCAGAAATATAA
- the rnz gene encoding ribonuclease Z encodes MIVVPLGVASATPTAVRHLPSVALWREGSVFLFDCGENAQMRMLQAGIKRSKIEAIFISHFDVDHFSGLLGLLATLQLQRRDKPLTIVGPKGIKEYVEWNLKFSQIDPVYEINFHEIEEDIEEVDRVFDADEYYVEARPLNHTKFCVGFRFQEKDRPGKVDAEKAEKMGISKDEQYKALKAGEDVTLEDGTVVKSHDIVGHPRPGDSFAYVTDTEYTPNAVKLAMNTNILYHEATFGKDLDDKARETGHSSTADAARVATEAQTKLLVIGHFSARYTNAHDLLQEARDGFYPAWLANELRPIFTDPTHERGIITPKVEINELNKKSGGGGKNYKGRKSSKGGGKKNFRSRKGGSSSRGKSSSRGNRSSSSNRSNSGKSNYKRKTYGSSTYSANIKDKKDDSDSSSRRKITPRSSYDDFDRF; translated from the coding sequence ATGATTGTAGTACCTTTAGGAGTAGCTTCAGCAACCCCAACCGCTGTAAGACACTTACCCTCAGTAGCTTTATGGAGAGAAGGAAGTGTATTCCTTTTCGATTGCGGTGAAAATGCACAAATGCGCATGCTTCAGGCAGGGATAAAGCGTTCAAAAATTGAAGCCATTTTCATTTCACACTTTGACGTGGATCACTTTTCAGGCTTACTTGGCCTGTTGGCAACCCTTCAGCTTCAGCGTCGGGATAAACCCCTTACCATTGTTGGCCCGAAAGGCATCAAAGAATATGTGGAATGGAATCTCAAGTTTTCACAAATAGATCCGGTATATGAAATCAACTTCCATGAAATAGAGGAAGATATTGAAGAAGTGGACCGGGTATTCGATGCAGATGAGTACTATGTAGAAGCTCGCCCATTGAACCATACCAAATTTTGTGTGGGTTTCCGTTTCCAGGAGAAAGATCGACCCGGAAAGGTTGATGCCGAAAAAGCAGAGAAAATGGGCATCTCCAAAGATGAGCAATACAAAGCTCTGAAAGCAGGAGAGGATGTAACCCTGGAAGATGGCACTGTGGTGAAATCTCATGATATTGTTGGACACCCGCGCCCGGGTGATAGTTTTGCGTATGTAACGGATACGGAATACACACCCAATGCCGTGAAGCTGGCGATGAACACCAATATTTTATATCACGAAGCAACCTTCGGTAAAGATCTTGACGACAAAGCCCGTGAAACCGGTCACTCGTCAACAGCTGATGCTGCGCGGGTAGCAACGGAAGCCCAAACCAAGCTTCTGGTTATTGGACACTTCTCGGCCCGATATACAAATGCACACGACTTACTCCAGGAAGCCAGGGATGGATTTTACCCGGCCTGGTTGGCTAATGAGTTACGCCCCATTTTCACGGATCCAACCCATGAGCGTGGAATTATCACGCCTAAGGTGGAGATCAACGAGCTGAATAAAAAGTCCGGTGGCGGCGGTAAAAATTACAAAGGCCGTAAGAGCAGCAAAGGCGGTGGGAAGAAGAATTTTCGAAGTCGAAAAGGCGGAAGTTCCAGCCGTGGAAAAAGCAGTTCGCGTGGGAACCGAAGCAGCAGCTCAAATCGTTCTAATAGCGGAAAAAGCAATTATAAGCGCAAAACGTACGGAAGCAGTACGTACAGCGCGAACATTAAAGACAAAAAAGACGATTCTGATTCAAGCTCAAGGCGGAAGATCACTCCGAGATCTTCCTATGATGACTTTGACAGATTCTAA
- a CDS encoding ABC transporter ATP-binding protein, producing MSNKSNSEAVDTTLIRRLYFFLKPYRGYVLLAIGLTLSASYLGTIRPKLTQIAVDEYIATDDFEGLWWIITLLGGALLGEFILLVFNTYLTRWFGQNSLYSLRNTVFKKIQTLNVQFFDKNPIGRLITRTTSDIEALSELLSDGVVTIIGDMFRIIFILYFMFSMNWELTLVTLTVLPILFYATFWFKAKVRVTFLEVRDKIAQLNSFVQEHINGMDVVQLFNREEKQQEKFRKINAGHRDAYIETIFYFAIFWPIVEVTASLAMALIVWYGGARALMDGVTFGVLVAFIQYARQFFRPIQGLSEKFNTLQSALASSERIFSVLDTETKVKETDNPKQIEKPQGKIEFENVWFKYNEDEEWILKDISFVAEPGDDIALVGATGAGKTTIINILMRFYDIQKGSIKLDGVDIRDLTLHDLRSHFGLVLQDNALFSGSILDNITLGHPDITREQVIEAAHKVEAHRFIEKLPETYDYVLQERGASLSMGQRQLICFVRALVYDPEILILDEATSSVDSETEALVTESSRLMMEGRTSIVVAHRLSTIQHADRILVMHKGVIRESGSHQELILQENGIYKKLYELQYKDQLVAG from the coding sequence GTGAGCAATAAATCAAATTCTGAAGCCGTCGATACCACACTGATTCGGCGGCTTTATTTTTTTCTAAAACCCTACCGAGGATACGTACTACTCGCCATTGGCCTTACACTTTCGGCTTCCTACCTGGGGACTATCCGGCCTAAACTTACCCAAATAGCCGTTGATGAGTATATTGCTACCGACGATTTTGAAGGTTTATGGTGGATTATCACGCTTCTGGGAGGGGCTTTGTTGGGTGAATTCATCCTGCTGGTTTTTAATACCTACCTGACCAGATGGTTTGGGCAAAATTCACTGTACTCCCTTCGTAATACGGTGTTCAAAAAAATACAGACGCTCAATGTTCAGTTCTTTGATAAGAATCCCATTGGCCGGCTGATTACCCGAACCACCAGTGATATTGAAGCCCTCAGTGAACTCCTTTCAGATGGCGTAGTTACCATAATCGGGGATATGTTTCGGATTATCTTCATCCTCTATTTTATGTTTAGCATGAACTGGGAGCTAACGCTGGTCACATTAACTGTACTCCCTATACTTTTCTATGCTACCTTTTGGTTTAAGGCCAAAGTCAGGGTTACGTTTCTGGAAGTGCGAGACAAAATCGCCCAGCTGAATTCTTTTGTCCAGGAACATATCAACGGGATGGATGTGGTTCAGCTTTTCAACCGGGAGGAAAAGCAGCAGGAAAAATTTAGAAAAATCAATGCAGGTCACCGTGACGCATACATTGAAACCATTTTCTACTTTGCCATATTCTGGCCCATTGTTGAAGTAACAGCCAGTTTGGCTATGGCCCTCATTGTATGGTATGGTGGTGCCAGGGCGTTAATGGATGGCGTAACCTTTGGTGTGCTGGTAGCTTTCATTCAGTATGCCCGTCAGTTTTTCCGTCCTATTCAGGGATTGTCTGAGAAGTTTAATACGCTGCAATCGGCACTGGCTTCATCGGAACGCATATTCAGTGTACTGGACACGGAAACCAAAGTGAAGGAGACCGATAATCCCAAACAGATTGAGAAACCTCAGGGTAAAATTGAATTTGAAAATGTTTGGTTTAAATACAACGAAGATGAAGAATGGATTCTCAAAGACATCTCGTTTGTGGCGGAACCCGGAGATGATATCGCACTTGTTGGCGCTACGGGAGCCGGGAAAACGACTATCATAAACATTCTTATGAGGTTTTATGATATCCAGAAAGGAAGCATAAAACTGGACGGAGTAGATATCCGTGATCTGACCCTTCATGATCTGAGATCACATTTTGGGTTAGTACTTCAGGATAATGCGCTGTTTTCAGGTTCCATACTGGATAACATCACTTTGGGACATCCGGATATTACCAGAGAGCAAGTAATTGAAGCCGCTCACAAAGTGGAGGCCCACCGGTTCATAGAAAAACTACCTGAAACATACGATTATGTACTGCAGGAACGGGGAGCTTCACTTTCAATGGGACAAAGACAGCTGATTTGCTTTGTTCGTGCTCTGGTGTACGATCCTGAAATTTTAATTCTGGACGAGGCAACCTCCAGCGTAGATTCTGAAACCGAAGCACTGGTTACCGAATCGAGCCGCTTGATGATGGAAGGGCGAACTTCAATTGTTGTGGCCCACCGCTTGTCCACCATACAACATGCCGACCGCATTTTGGTAATGCATAAAGGGGTGATCAGAGAATCAGGCAGTCACCAGGAGCTTATCCTTCAGGAGAACGGTATCTATAAAAAGCTGTATGAGCTTCAGTATAAAGATCAGTTGGTGGCCGGTTAA
- a CDS encoding glycine zipper domain-containing protein, translating to MAASKKNSKTKRDIEETIYDTTEALQNKAEETYDVLLDRLKYERDGLERELKHEYRNARRYVRAHPEQGLGIAFVAGLLVGALLTRGGK from the coding sequence ATGGCTGCTTCAAAGAAAAATTCTAAGACCAAACGCGATATCGAAGAGACTATTTATGACACTACGGAGGCTCTTCAGAATAAAGCAGAAGAAACATATGACGTTTTGCTCGATCGTTTAAAGTATGAGCGCGACGGCCTCGAACGAGAATTAAAGCATGAATACCGAAACGCCCGCAGATACGTACGTGCCCACCCTGAGCAAGGGTTAGGGATCGCATTTGTAGCCGGGTTGCTGGTTGGCGCCCTGCTTACCAGAGGCGGTAAATAA
- the prfB gene encoding peptide chain release factor 2 (programmed frameshift), with amino-acid sequence MAINTDHLNELYERVDALRGYLDYEKRKVRIIELTEQTQDPNFWNDPDKAQSVMKELNHEKSLVEGWDNLNDLRESINVYLEFQEMGEEVEDDLQAEYKKLEKALEDMELRNMLSGPDDHRDAIVTFNPGAGGTESQDWGEMLYRMYTRWADKAGFKVSVVDYQDGDVAGLKSATIEVQGDNAYGFLKAESGVHRLVRVSPFDSNARRHTSFCSVFVAPLIDDTIELDINESDVELQRFHSSGAGGQNVNKVETGVRLIWEGELSDGRTERVVAECQQERSQLQNREKAMVLLKSRIYELEKEIQEAEKAKLEGSKSKNEWGSQIRSYVFDDQRVKDHRTNYETSDVSGVMDGDLDEFIKAYLLQDAEV; translated from the exons ATGGCAATAAATACAGATCACCTTAATGAACTCTACGAGCGTGTGGACGCGCTCAGGGGGTATCTT GACTACGAAAAAAGAAAAGTCCGAATAATAGAACTTACCGAACAAACCCAGGATCCTAACTTTTGGAACGACCCGGATAAAGCTCAATCTGTAATGAAAGAGCTAAATCATGAAAAAAGCCTGGTGGAAGGCTGGGATAACCTGAATGACCTGCGTGAAAGCATTAACGTATATCTCGAATTTCAGGAGATGGGCGAAGAGGTGGAAGATGACCTGCAAGCTGAGTACAAAAAGCTTGAGAAAGCCCTGGAAGACATGGAGCTTCGCAATATGCTCAGTGGTCCAGATGACCATCGTGATGCGATTGTCACATTTAACCCGGGAGCTGGCGGTACGGAAAGTCAGGATTGGGGTGAAATGCTTTACCGCATGTACACCCGTTGGGCTGATAAAGCAGGATTCAAGGTATCGGTTGTCGATTATCAGGATGGCGATGTAGCCGGACTGAAAAGCGCCACCATCGAGGTGCAGGGAGATAACGCCTATGGATTTCTGAAAGCGGAAAGTGGGGTTCATCGCTTGGTACGGGTTTCTCCATTCGACAGTAATGCACGCAGGCATACCTCATTTTGCTCCGTTTTTGTAGCTCCACTGATTGATGATACCATCGAGTTAGATATCAACGAAAGTGATGTGGAGTTGCAGCGTTTCCATTCAAGTGGTGCCGGTGGGCAGAACGTGAATAAGGTAGAAACCGGAGTTCGGCTGATTTGGGAAGGTGAACTTTCAGACGGAAGGACCGAACGGGTAGTAGCTGAATGCCAGCAAGAGCGGTCTCAGCTTCAGAATCGTGAAAAAGCCATGGTTTTGTTGAAGTCCCGAATCTATGAGCTGGAAAAAGAAATACAGGAAGCGGAAAAAGCCAAGCTTGAAGGTTCCAAAAGTAAAAACGAGTGGGGATCTCAAATCCGCAGCTATGTTTTTGATGATCAGCGCGTTAAAGATCACCGTACCAACTACGAAACCAGTGATGTAAGTGGGGTGATGGATGGCGATCTGGATGAATTCATAAAAGCTTATCTCTTACAGGATGCCGAAGTATAG